DNA from Helicobacteraceae bacterium:
ACAAGCCCGTAGCTCTCAAAACGATCCGCTTTGGCAAACACCGCGATAAGAGTTTCAACGAGATCGCCAAAACGGATCGCGGCTATCTGGAGTGGCTTTTTCACAGCGAAACGCAAAAAGAGAGCCCCGATAGCGATCTGGTCTATACGTTAGAACAGGTATTAGCGGCGGATCGCCAATGAATCGCGGCTACGAAAGACGGTTTGTAAGCGAGTTTTGGCGTGATTAAACTGACGCTGATTGCGATCTGGATTATTTTGATTGCGATCTTGTTTTTGTCGGTCAATTTCTATGTTTTGGGTAACGTTTTCCACAGAGATCGGCGCGCGAAAAAACCAAAGCCGACTGTCGTCGCGGATATAGCGATCGCCGAAATGGAACGGACGGTAAAAGATAAAAACAGCGCGACAGAAGCGTTGCGAGGCGTGATCGAGGCTCTGATCGCGCACCATACGATAGAGCCGAAAACAGACGGCAAAACGAGCAAAGAGGCAAAACGCTTGCTGGACATTATCTTCACGATGGCGGGTCATAAAAATATGCCGACCGAGCTGCGTAGCGATATGCTTAGGCGTTTTAGCGAAAAAAATCCTAGCTATTCGAGCGATTTTGAACGCGCGTTATCAAAGCGGTAGGCGATAAAATTAGAGCAAATGTCGCGAAATTAGCGAGAACGAACGCGATTTAACTCCGTTTCGCGCGCGTTAAAAAAGCGGGCAACCTCCAGCGTGGCGCGCCCAGCAGGACTCGAACCTGCAACCTCCGGCCCCGCAAACCGACGCTCTATCCGTTGAGCTATGGGCGCATTTATTGGATTTGAAGTTCGGCATTGTATGATTCTGTTCATTAAAAAGACGATAAAGAGGTTATATGCGAGCGATTGTAGCGGCGGCGTTGATCTACGTTTTGGCTTTTGCGGCGGACGCGAAAACGGGCGATTATCAAAAAGGCGAGCGGCTGTTTTATTCGCAGTTAGCCGATACGATGGGGATTAACGGCGCGGATTTTGGCATAAAACATACGAGCGCCGAGTGGGAGAAGCTGTTTGAAAATCGCGGCGAAGGGTTTATCGCCGAAGTTAGCGCGGCTTATCCGCGGTTAAAACCGACGATCTCCAAAGAGAGCTTTATTAGGGATATGCCCGATCTAAAGGCGTTTTTGACGCTCTACGCCAAAGACGGCGGCGGTTTCCCCGCTTGCGACCGCTAGACGAACCGCCGGGTTTATCGACGCGCCGATTTGGGAGCTAAATCGGCGTAAATTTTACGTTCTTCGTCCAAAATCGCGTTTGCGAGAAAGCCGCGACTTGTTACAATGAGGTCTTAGCGTGAATTTTAGGAACAACGATGAAAGTATTGCTCGTAAAAGACGTAAAAAGTCTGGGCAGAGCGGGCGAGCTTAAAGAGGTCAAAGAGGGCTACGGACAGAACTTTTTGATCGCCAAAGGGTTCGCCAAATTAGCCACCGACGCGGTTATCCGACAGTGGCAAGCGCGCGAAAAGACGAGAATCGAGCGCGAAAACGAGGAGATCGAGCGTCTAAAAACGCTCTCAAGCAAGCTAGAGACGGTAACGATCAAGATAACAAAAAAAGTCGGCGCGAACGGATCGCTCTTTGGCGCGCTAAAAAAAGAGGACGTAGCCGAAGCCTTAGCGAAAAGCGGTTTTGAGATCGACAAAAAAGATATAGAGATGGACGGCGCGATCAAAGCGACGGGGCTATACGAGGTAAGCGCGAAGCTAGGGCGCGGCGTTCATCCGCGTTTTAGAGTCGAGGTCGCGGGCGAATAAACGCTATGACCGCTTTTGAAGCCACGACCATATTAGCCTACCGAACGGACGAACTAGCCGTGATCGGCGGGGACGGGCAGGTGAGCTTCGGCGCCACCGTTATGAAAAACAACGCGGTTAAGATTAGAACGCTTTGCGGCGGCAAGATTTTGTCGGGTTTCGCGGGTTCTACCGCCGACGCTTTTATGCTTTTTGATATGTTCGAGCGGATTTTAGACTCGCAAAAGGGCGATCTGCTTAAAAGCGCCGTCGCCTTCGCCAAAGCGTGGCGAAGCGACAAAATGCTTCGCCGCTTGGAGGCGATGATGATCGCTCTCGATACGAAGCGGCTGTTTGTCCTAAGCGGCGCGGGCGACGTGATCGAACCGGAGGATGGCGCGCTGGCGGCGATAGGAAGCGGCGGCGCGTTCGCTCTGAGCGCCGCTAGAGCGCTGAAAAACTTTTCCGATCTTAAACCCGAAAAGCTGGTCGAGGAGTCGCTTAAAATCGCGGGCGATATTTGCATATATACCAATCAAAACATCAAAACTTTAACTTTGAAAGCCTAACGCAATGGATTTAACGCCTAAAGAGATCGTGAAATATCTGGACGATTTTATCGTCGGACAGGACGAGGCGAAGAAGGCGATCGCCATCGCGCTTAGGAACCGTTGGAGGCGGCTTAAACTAGAGGGCGATATTCGCGACGAGGTTCTGCCGAAAAATATCCTGCTGATAGGTCCGACGGGCGTGGGCAAAACCGAGATCGCCCGCCGAATGGCAAAGTTGTTGAAACTGCCGTTTATTAAGGTAGAGGCTACAAAATACACCGAAGTCGGCTTTGTCGGGCGCGACGTGGAGTCGATGATCCGCGATCTGGTTTTCGACGCGATCAAGATCGTAAAAGAGGAGGAGATCGCCCGCCAAGAGCCGCAGCTAGACGAATATATTTACGACAAG
Protein-coding regions in this window:
- the hslV gene encoding ATP-dependent protease subunit HslV, with the protein product MTAFEATTILAYRTDELAVIGGDGQVSFGATVMKNNAVKIRTLCGGKILSGFAGSTADAFMLFDMFERILDSQKGDLLKSAVAFAKAWRSDKMLRRLEAMMIALDTKRLFVLSGAGDVIEPEDGALAAIGSGGAFALSAARALKNFSDLKPEKLVEESLKIAGDICIYTNQNIKTLTLKA
- the rplI gene encoding 50S ribosomal protein L9; translated protein: MKVLLVKDVKSLGRAGELKEVKEGYGQNFLIAKGFAKLATDAVIRQWQAREKTRIERENEEIERLKTLSSKLETVTIKITKKVGANGSLFGALKKEDVAEALAKSGFEIDKKDIEMDGAIKATGLYEVSAKLGRGVHPRFRVEVAGE